The Euwallacea fornicatus isolate EFF26 chromosome 3, ASM4011564v1, whole genome shotgun sequence genome has a segment encoding these proteins:
- the Hcf gene encoding host cell factor — protein sequence MAGKALRWKLVANPTGPQPRPRHGHRAVAIKDLMVVFGGGNEGIVDELHVYNTATNQWFVPVTKGDVPPGCAAYGFVVEGTRLLVFGGMVEYGKYSNELYELQASKWEWKKISPRSPKGGPPPCPRLGHSFTIVNSKVYLFGGLANDSEDPKNNVPRYLNDLYTLDIKTNPMQWDIPLTHGPSPPPRESHTGLAYVDKKRFKSFLVIYGGMSGCRLGDLWFLDTENMTWSKPIVSGVTPLPRSLHTSTLIGHRMFVFGGWVPVVADEGKLAINEKEWKCTSTMACLNLETMNWEDLNIHNENEQTVPCARAGHCAVGISTRLYIWSGRDGYRKAWKNQVCCKDLWYLEVDRPPAPSRVSLVKAGTHSLEVNWTGSPSVQTYVLQIQKYDLPPTVGQTPKSASQASTPLIISSPKASQSVPGSPPAISLQQSKIWPSPISSPTKVKARPPLKSTAAPLNSSLQPVQVTTVSTVSTVATDTGKTVQQTQTTTGQMSGIQALAAAAAVTQKISLSQPTQIKLANPVRVQGAQGATMIKTASPQLAGKQVLVRQGANIIQKPGGVQQQVVTLVKTSTGMTLAALPKTGNVVQSKTPTQVLSPQTKNTIVKILPGNTGGNKVLTTLKTIPSNMIQMNKATGKLVLSKSAAGQISALGNQQVIMVSSTGGIKNMQTLTNAQSVNMSLVKTNTVNTTPVVTASSLQNIQGVKIAKPITISMPMQMVGSPKTVTLPKNTKQVMIGGKQLTVQMASGTNKTLTVVQPSQISGIGKIVRLPSTQTVTNNADQPKLMVVQRPKQPTTQPSATLASSSFEGPATTDAALAALAAEAGLIVPEESDKQAEDTVSDVSKDEDVMAVPEIESDEQPIVIQETAEVSEASIGGLLGGAPLTKLSLKGGCSFPPESYRYSKLGLKGGSKDEENVKSPTTTAEADSTQSVNGLSKQKEEMPEGVSEEAMDLDQMDICSDIKGEPEPEIANIKQEDQDQPIGIFPSAVSDTSLDLDLKSEDLDSGFNSSITSNQLTEPKHSEETEENGDEEGQEDEDMTNSTEDPLAALASAALDASKDNDKTDFNGALQEPLKGTWYTVGFIKGTSYDVQNYYLMSGTDDLTVDDLPDLSNYPRISLEPGTAYKYRVAGINTVGRGEWSEVSAFKTCVPGFPGAPSAIKIAKANDGAHLSWEPPGSNPQEILEYSVYLAVKGKEKSVGNAPPQLAFVRVYCGPSNQCVVGNVSLQAAHIDTSTKAAIIFRIAAKNDKGYGPATQVRWLQDTGVQNKPTKRLPETTPGGIKKMKLQDEM from the exons ATGGCGGGTAAGGCGTTAAGGTGGAAATTGGTGGCCAATCCCACTGGGCCTCAACCGAGACCTCGCCATGGACACCGGGCTGTGGCCATTAAAGATTTAATGGTTGTATTCGGTGGTGGAAACGAAGGAATCGTTGATGAACTTCATGTTTACAACACAG CTACCAACCAATGGTTTGTTCCTGTTACCAAAGGAGATGTACCCCCGGGATGTGCTGCTTATGGATTTGTTGTTGAAGGCACTAGGTTGTTAGTGTTTGGTGGCATGGTAGAATATGGAAAATATAGTAATGAATTATATGAGTTACAG gCATCAAAATGGGAATGGAAGAAAATAAGTCCCAGAAGCCCAAAGGGCGGTCCCCCGCCATGCCCTAGATTAGGGCATAGTTTTACCATTGTAAATAGTAAGGTATATTTATTTGGCGGTCTTGCCAACGATAGTGAAGATCCTAAAAACAACGTACCAAg atatttaaatgatttatatACGTTAGATATTAAAACTAACCCTATGCAATGGGATATACCATTAACTCATGGTCCATCACCTCCTCCAAGAGAATCTCATACAGGGTTAGCTTATGTGgataaaaaacgttttaagtCATTCTTAGTAATATATGGTGGTATGAGCGGATGTCGACTAGGCGATTTATGGTTTTTAGACACTGAGAATATGACCTGGAGTAAACCAATCGTGTCGGGAGTTACACCTCTACCTCG ATCTCTTCATACATCAACTCTAATCGGACATCGAATGTTTGTATTTGGGGGATGGGTGCCGGTAGTAGCGGATGAGGGAAAGTTAgcaataaatgaaaaagagTGGAAATGTACTAGCACAATGGCGTGccttaatttagaaacaaTGAATTGGGAGGacttaaatattcataatgaaAATGAACAGACAGTGCCGTGCGCTAGGGCGGGACATTGCGCCGTAGGCATAAGTACTAGATTATATATTTGGTCCGGGCGAGACGGTTATAGAAAAGCGTGGAAAAATCAAGTGTGTTGTAAAGATTTGTGGTATCTGGAAGTAGACAGACCTCCAGCTCCAAGTCGCGTGTCTCTAGTTAAAGCGGGAACACATTCGCTCGAAGTTAATTGGACCGGGTCACCGTCAGTTCAAACGTACGTTTTACAAATACAGAAGTATGACTTGCCTCCAACGGTAGGGCAAACCCCCAAATCTGCCAGTCAGGCTAGCACTCCGCTGATTATCAGTTCTCCCAAAGCTTCACAATCAGTTCCAGGAAGTCCTCCAGCCATTTCCCTTCAGCAATCCAAAATTTGGCCAAGCCCCATTTCAAGTCCAACCAAAGTGAAAGCTCGCCCTCCCCTGAAATCAACAGCTGCCCCCTTGAATTCTAGCTTGCAACCCGTGCAAGTAACTACAGTTAGTACTGTCTCAACCGTTGCTACCGATACTGGCAAAACAGTCCAACAAACGCAGACTACAACGGGGCAAATGTCTGGAATTCAAGCTTTGGCCGCAGCTGCAGCAGTAACCCAAAAGATTTCCCTATCTCAACCAACTCAAATAAAATTAGCTAATCCCGTAAGAGTTCAAGGCGCTCAAGGAGCGACTATGATCAAAACTGCTTCACCTCAATTGGCTGGAAAACAAGTGTTGGTGAGGCAAGGCGCAAACATTATTCAAAAACCCGGAGGTGTTCAACAACAGGTGGTGACTTTAGTTAAAACCAGTACGGGAATGACTCTAGCTGCATTACCCAAGACGGGCAATGTTGTTCAAAGTAAAACGCCAACTCAAGTGCTTTCtcctcaaacaaaaaatacaatcgTGAAGATTTTACCGGGTAACACTGGAGGAAACAAAGTATTAACCACTCTCAAGACAATTCCTTCGAacatgattcaaatgaataaagCAACTGGAAAGTTAGTGTTGTCGAAAAGTGCAGCTGGTCAAATCTCGGCGCTTGGTAATCAACAAGTAATCATGGTTAGCTCAACGGGTGGGATCAAGAACATGCAAACTTTGACTAACGCACAGTCTGTGAACATGTCTTTAGTTAAGACTAACACCGTcaacaccactccagtcgtgACTGCTTCGTCGTTACAGAACATTCAAGGAGTGAAAATCGCTAAACCCATCACGATTTCCATGCCCATGCAAATGGTAGGGTCGCCGAAAACTGTTACTTTGCCTAAAAATACA AAACAAGTAATGATTGGAGGCAAACAGCTAACTGTACAAATGGCATCAGgtacaaataaaacattaactGTCGTTCAACCTTCTCAAATAAGCGGAATCGGcaaaattgtgagacttcccTCAACACAAACAGTTACTAACAATGCTGATCAACCCAAACTAATGGTTGTTCAGAGACCAAAACAACCTACCACACAACCATCAGCCACATTAG CATCTTCCTCATTTGAGGGTCCTGCTACAACGGATGCTGCGCTCGCCGCTTTAGCAGCTGAGGCTGGGCTTATAGTTCCAGAAGAATCGGACAAACAAGCTGAAGACACAGTCTCTGATGTCTCGAAAGATGAAGATGTAATGGCTGTACCGGAAATCGAGTCCGATGAGCAGCCGATCGTGATCCAAGAAACGGCAGAAGTGTCGGAAGCCTCTATTGGGGGTTTATTGGGAGGAGCTCCTTTAACGAAATTATCTCTAAAAGGAGGTTGCAGTTTCCCTCCAGAAAGCTATCGATATAGCAAATTGGGTTTGAAAGGAGGAAGCAAAGATGAAGAAAACGTTAAATCGCCTACTACTACTGCGGAAGCTGATTCGACGCAAAGTGTGAATGGATTGTCTAAGCAAAAGGAAGAAATGCCTGAAGGTGTGAGTGAAgaag CTATGGACTTGGACCAAATGGATATCTGCTCCGATATCAAAGGAGAGCCCGAACCCGAAATCGCCAACATCAAACAGGAAGATCAGGACCAACCGATTGGTATATTCCCGTCTGCGGTTAGTGATACGTCACTTGATCTGGATCTGAAGTCTGAAGATCTGGACAGTGGATTCAATTCCTCAATCACATCAAATCAATTGACCGAGCCTAAGCATTCTGAAGAAACCGAAGAAAATGGGGATGAAGAAGGTCAAGAAGACGAGGACATGACAAACAGCACTGAAGATCCGTTAGCGGCATTGGCGTCTGCTGCTTTGGATGCGTCGAAAGACAACGACAAGACTGACTTCAATGGTGCCCTGCAGGAGCCTCTAAAA GGTACTTGGTACACAGTCGGCTTTATAAAAGGCACAAGCTATGATGTACAGAACTATTATCTAATGTCTGGTACGGATGATTTAACTGTTGACGATCTTCCGGACCTGTCGAATTACCCGAGAATCAGCTTGGAGCCCGGCACCGCTTACAAATATCGTGTCGCTGGCATCAACACGGTTGGCCGAGGGGAATGGAGCGAA GTTTCCGCTTTTAAAACTTGCGTTCCTGGTTTTCCCGGAGCGCCATCCGCaataaaaatagcaaaagCAAACGATGGTGCTCACTTGTCTTGGGAACCTCCAGGTTCCAACCCGCAAGAGATTCTCGAGTACTCTGTATATTTAGCAGTAAAAGGAAAG GAAAAATCTGTGGGAAATGCACCTCCACAGCTTGCCTTTGTACGCGTGTATTGCGGCCCCAGTAATCAGTGCGTAGTCGGAAATGTGTCTTTACAAGCAGCACATATTGATACATCCACTAAGGCAGCCATAATATTCCGTATAGCCGCCAAAAATGACAAAGGATATGGACCTGCGACGCAAGTCAGGTGGCTGCAAG ATACCGGTGTACAAAATAAACCAACAAAAAGATTACCAGAAACAACTCCAGGAGgtataaagaaaatgaaattgcaaGATGAAATGTGA